The window TGCCTCGTCGCACAGTCGTGTCCCTGACTCTTGTTTGGTTCCggcggggaggaggggaggggaggggggcgcgGCTGCTGTCGACTGATCAAGCTGCTCGTGGGGGTCCAATTGACCAGTAGCGGCCGTGGACGCTCGACTTGCTGGCAGCTGGGGGCCAAACTGTGGCACACAGGTTGGCGTTGCACGGAAGCCCGATGGACTGGCAGCCAACTCCAAGGACAGGGACAAAAAATACCAATATGAAATCGCCGAGGGAGGAGGTTGCAGCAACGAGAAAAagggctcgtcgacggtttGGCAGCCGTTTTCCCCACTCCagaggtaagtactgtaagtacttactcagtAAGTAAGTCcttgcttgtaagtacggagtacaggcaaGCCAGGTCAACCCAGTGCCGATTTGGAGAGGAGATTGGACTGGAGCGTCTGCACGtgggtgtgcttgtacctagATACTCCACGCTCCGTATTGCTCCGTAGTACtgtgcacctaagtactgtaagtacctgaactatacttaagtacctaatTACGgataatacttacagtagttgtacttgcgcgatacttgtacggagcactccgcatgagtacttactgaacTGTACTTGTTAGTATTGTGTTGTTGGTATCAAGTCACGTGCGGTTGCCCCGCGAGCGGACGGTGGGGCGTCGCCGAAAGGGGAAAGCAATCAGGAGGGTGccacaggtacggagtattactagcGGAACGTTGACGCGATCCAGACAAGACAATCAAACAACGTGACGTGTTGCCAGACGGACAACCTTTTCCTCATTCTACCCGTTACACCGTACGCTACGCTTCGTGAACGGTACAGCCACCCTCGCACGCGTTTCAGCctcctgtacatgtaccgcaGCTAACGTACCCTTCGCTTCGGCGGATTCAGATTGTTCCTCGAGACGAATCGCACCAGACCGTTTGTTTTCCCCAAGGTCCACCGTCGGCAAATACGCATCGTATTTACCATCGCGAGACTCATCCGTCACAATGGCCGCTCCTGTAGGtctcccgacgacgagagatGGCAACGCACGACGCTGATCGCAGAGCAGCCTGTCCCCCTCAACCGACTCAAGCAAATCGCCAGCGATGTACGTCCGTCCCCGCGGCCCGTTTGCTTCCCGCCATGAAGCGAGATGATGGTGCATCTCACGCTGACATGCGCAGGTCTGCGCTAGCGCCATCGGGAATGCCGAGTTCTACGACCACGCAAAGACGGAGCAATGGAACTCCACCATCATCGTAAGGCTTCCACATGGCCGATGAACCCCTGACGGCGTCCGTCAAGACTCACGATGCGTTGCAGAACTCGATGCTGAAAGCCGTCATCTCCGAGTCCACGCCCCAGggcgcctcctcgcccgGCTTCAAGTTCGCCTGCAACAGCACCATCGTCCAGCACCTGGTCCCCACCTCATCGCTGAACAAGGCCCGCGGCGGCACAGAGAGCAAGGCGGCGGAAGCAAAGGTCTCGACGAGCTCAGatgcgacggcgacggatggCAAGCCtcacgtcggccgacgaggaatgCACAGCGCGACGGGTGCGTACTGGGACGAGAAGAAGGACGGCATGTGGACCTTCAAATACGACGGCGGTGAGGGCAAGGGCatggacgtcgtcgtcatgctcaTCTGGATTGCCATTTGAGGGGCGGCCGGCTGCCATGATGGCGTGCGTACCCCAAAGGCGCCTTCGTCTGGCCGAGGGCCTTGCCGATGTACAGTAAGGCGTTCAGGGAGCTAGGAGGTGGATTCGAAGTCTCTTCCGCCGGTCGCGACTGGTTTCTAGcaaggttggatggatgcaCATAGTGCCAACTGAAATCGAGCTTTGGGCCGCTGCTGAACGGAGAGCCTTTGATGACGACTTGTTTGAAACGATGGATGAGCCTGCTCCTGATTcttcgtctcggcggcgtgtGAATGTTGAATGTTGAGCTAGTCGCATTTGGACTGGAAATACAAATAAACAAACAAACCGGGGAGGTGGGCTTCGAGGGGAGAAGAGCGGTCAACGCCAGCCCGATTGCATACGAAACGATGTCGAAGCCAGCTTTCATGTATGGCCGCCCCGCGACGGCCAAGTCGTGCCGGCCAGGTTGACCGGGTTTTCAACGGAATACATGCCCACGGAGAACGGCCACGTTATCCCAGGCACCATCAAAATTCGCACATGTTGCCCCTCTTGTTATCTGGTGGACAAATACATCAGATATCGCATAGCCATGCACACCTGCATCGTTGATTCCATTACGGACAGAATTGTCCTCTCAGTCCCGCTGCAACTCGTACTACGAATGACGGTGATTGAGTGGCTCCTCGCACCTGTGTCTTTGGTAGCCCTCTGCTGAGACATTTCACCTCGGGCGCTCGCCACGGCGCTAGCCAGTCCGGATCAAGTGGTACGAGGCAGTCAGAATGGACCGAGGATCGAATGGACGAGGAAAGATAGTGAGCGCAGTGGAATGGAGGTGGCATGAAGTAAAGTGCCATGCATGCAGGCGAGCATGCATACAACTAGTACGTACGCACATATGCATGTATTCATGTAGA of the Drechmeria coniospora strain ARSEF 6962 chromosome 01, whole genome shotgun sequence genome contains:
- a CDS encoding dynein light chain gives rise to the protein MAAPPVPLNRLKQIASDVCASAIGNAEFYDHAKTEQWNSTIINSMLKAVISESTPQGASSPGFKFACNSTIVQHLVPTSSLNKARGGTESKAAEAKVSTSSDATATDGKPHVGRRGMHSATGAYWDEKKDGMWTFKYDGGEGKGMDVVVMLIWIAI